The following are from one region of the Flavobacteriaceae bacterium UJ101 genome:
- a CDS encoding C4-dicarboxylic acid transporter DauA (Responsible for the aerobic transport of succinate from the periplasm to the cytoplasm at acidic pH; Belongs to the SLC26A/SulP transporter (TC 2.A.53) family; Contains 1 STAS domain.): protein MNKVKKGITFLKNNFAQNFFSGFVVSLVALPLGLGLATASGLDPIAGVITAIIGGITVSIFGGSYLTITGPGNSLVPVVLAAIATLGAGNELLGKTLLFDAIILSGVLIFLFGVFRLGRLSSFFPTAAIQGLLAAIGIIILGKQLHVMLGNMEKIEGNTLEIIAQVPQSIMKIELGEASFYAMVIGCVSLLIMFFHGKIKNRYLHSIPAPMMVLVLAIMIGYFFKYSGIISPFENDSHYLIQVPNDVITEYKLPNLQATFKNPALFLSWDFVSVVLSLTLIASIESLLSISAVEKLDPMRRKSNVNRDLKALGGATALSGLVGGLNVVTVIARSSIAVQNGATTRLANFFHASILIVFLLFFTPQLNMVAMSSLAAILVYTGYKLALPNIFIEKLKSGLDQFVIFIITIMVTLTIGLIQGIVVGMITTILFHLFLSKNRYLMLHSLFNPNTLMYQEEDGKYYISVKGFSNFLNFYKLKNKLDLIPVDSHVILDFSLTNFVDLTVREQLNQYAEIFLRAGGNIEMIGLQGKSKNIQLFKEKELEEQKELSKKQLAIQDLAQKINYQFVPKVFQNFYGLYNFIFFYSKEIKLVKNIIREKEKGISCFETHYSEGELILKENSQVTFLTIDLEKEIPSFTLDKDLLFDRLHQFSGLYDIKVGNEIFNKNFLLKGKGRMRIIELFDNRLTEFLMKNSEYHLESNGKQLLVLKHERLLSPSQIEKMIVFAEELKSIISK, encoded by the coding sequence TTGAATAAAGTCAAAAAAGGAATAACATTTTTAAAAAATAATTTTGCTCAAAACTTTTTTTCAGGTTTTGTGGTTTCTTTAGTTGCGCTTCCTTTGGGGTTAGGTTTAGCAACAGCCTCAGGTTTAGATCCTATAGCAGGAGTTATCACAGCCATTATTGGAGGAATTACGGTTTCTATTTTCGGAGGATCATATCTAACGATAACAGGCCCAGGAAATAGTTTGGTACCTGTTGTTTTAGCTGCGATAGCAACATTAGGTGCAGGAAATGAATTATTAGGAAAAACATTATTATTTGATGCTATTATTCTATCAGGAGTACTAATTTTTCTTTTTGGTGTTTTTCGATTAGGAAGATTAAGTAGTTTTTTCCCGACAGCCGCTATTCAAGGCTTATTAGCTGCTATAGGTATTATTATTTTAGGAAAACAACTTCATGTAATGTTAGGAAACATGGAGAAAATAGAAGGGAATACTTTAGAAATTATTGCACAGGTACCACAATCTATAATGAAAATTGAATTAGGTGAAGCCAGTTTTTATGCTATGGTTATCGGTTGTGTAAGTCTTTTAATCATGTTTTTTCATGGTAAAATAAAGAATCGATATTTGCATAGTATTCCTGCACCAATGATGGTTCTAGTTTTAGCTATTATGATAGGATATTTTTTTAAATATTCAGGGATTATATCCCCATTTGAAAATGATAGTCATTATTTGATTCAAGTACCTAATGATGTAATTACAGAGTATAAATTACCTAATTTACAAGCAACTTTTAAAAACCCAGCGTTATTTTTGTCTTGGGATTTTGTTTCCGTGGTTTTATCACTGACATTAATTGCTAGTATAGAATCCTTACTAAGTATTTCTGCAGTTGAGAAATTAGATCCCATGCGTAGAAAATCGAATGTTAATAGAGATTTGAAAGCATTAGGAGGAGCAACTGCATTATCAGGACTTGTTGGAGGGTTAAATGTAGTAACCGTTATTGCAAGAAGTTCAATAGCAGTTCAAAATGGAGCAACAACACGTTTGGCAAATTTTTTTCACGCATCTATTTTAATTGTATTTTTACTTTTTTTTACACCTCAATTAAACATGGTTGCCATGTCTTCTTTAGCAGCAATTTTAGTGTATACCGGTTATAAATTAGCATTGCCGAATATTTTTATTGAAAAGTTGAAAAGTGGTTTAGATCAGTTTGTAATTTTTATTATTACGATTATGGTTACGCTAACTATAGGGTTAATTCAAGGTATTGTGGTAGGAATGATTACTACTATATTATTCCATTTGTTTTTGTCTAAGAATCGTTATTTAATGTTACATAGTTTGTTCAATCCTAATACATTGATGTATCAGGAAGAAGATGGTAAATACTATATATCCGTAAAAGGATTCTCAAACTTCTTAAATTTTTATAAATTAAAAAATAAACTAGATTTAATCCCTGTTGATTCTCATGTTATTTTAGATTTTTCTTTAACAAACTTTGTTGATTTAACTGTTAGAGAACAACTCAATCAGTATGCTGAAATTTTTCTAAGAGCAGGAGGAAATATTGAAATGATTGGGCTTCAAGGGAAGAGTAAGAATATTCAGTTATTTAAAGAAAAAGAACTAGAAGAACAAAAAGAGTTAAGTAAAAAACAATTGGCGATACAAGATTTAGCTCAGAAGATTAACTATCAATTTGTACCTAAAGTATTTCAAAATTTTTATGGACTCTATAATTTTATTTTCTTTTACTCTAAGGAAATTAAATTAGTTAAGAATATTATTCGAGAAAAGGAGAAAGGAATTAGTTGTTTTGAAACACATTATTCAGAGGGGGAGCTTATTTTAAAGGAGAACTCACAAGTTACTTTTTTAACTATCGATTTAGAAAAGGAAATACCTTCATTTACTTTAGATAAAGATTTACTTTTTGATCGATTGCACCAATTTTCAGGATTATACGATATTAAGGTTGGGAATGAAATATTTAATAAGAACTTTTTATTAAAAGGAAAAGGGCGAATGAGAATTATTGAATTATTTGACAATCGTTTAACGGAGTTTCTAATGAAAAATTCTGAATACCATCTAGAGTCGAATGGAAAACAATTACTTGTTTTAAAACATGAAAGACTATTAAGTCCCAGTCAAATAGAAAAAATGATTGTTTTTGCTGAAGAACTTAAAAGTATCATTTCAAAGTAG
- a CDS encoding hypothetical protein (KEGG: gfo:GFO_2302 aminopeptidase; Aminopeptidases), whose product MRFFGSWILLLISMLGLAQPLQQKHSFSKQDSLRGSNNEFRDWWDVQHYKLSVTPHFDKKYVEGVNEITFFIQNENVERSIMQIDLQEPMKLDKVLYRGKTLSYIREGNVYFIDFSQTKFKEREQKISLFYSGYPKVANNPPWDGGWIFKTDEKGRPWMSVACQGLGASVWYPNKDYLGDEPNRGATFTIETQGDLVAVGNGRLKKKEKNRYTWEVTQPINNYNIVPYIGYYVNFKDEYAGEAGHLDLDYWVLDYNIDKAKKQFQQVKPMMQAFENWFGPYPFYEDSYKLVEAPHLGMEHQSNVAYGNRYQNGYKGRDLSGSGWGLKWDFIIIHETGHEWYGNNITNQDIADMWIHESFTSYSETLYIESLYGKEAANDYVIGTRKAILNDIPIIGVYGVNQEGSGDMYYKGANMLHTLRQLMEDDELFKKLLRGMNKEFYHQTVTTEQIEAYISKVTGKDLTSFFNQYLRTTQIPILEYSIEGSYLSYRWKNNVEGFDMPVKLANSDAWIFPTSEWKKEKLRKKDLKKFQIDRNFYIQVKRID is encoded by the coding sequence ATGCGTTTTTTTGGAAGTTGGATTTTACTTTTGATAAGTATGTTGGGATTAGCACAACCTTTACAGCAGAAACATTCTTTTTCAAAACAAGATAGTTTAAGAGGATCCAATAATGAATTTAGAGATTGGTGGGATGTACAGCATTATAAGTTGTCGGTAACACCCCATTTTGATAAAAAGTATGTAGAAGGAGTAAATGAGATTACCTTTTTTATACAAAATGAGAATGTTGAGAGGTCTATCATGCAAATTGATTTGCAAGAACCTATGAAGTTGGATAAGGTATTGTATAGAGGAAAAACTTTATCATATATAAGAGAAGGGAATGTATATTTTATTGATTTTAGTCAAACGAAATTTAAAGAGAGAGAACAAAAAATAAGCTTGTTTTACAGCGGATATCCTAAAGTAGCCAATAATCCACCTTGGGATGGTGGTTGGATTTTTAAAACCGACGAAAAAGGGCGTCCTTGGATGTCAGTAGCATGCCAAGGATTAGGTGCAAGTGTTTGGTATCCAAATAAAGATTACTTAGGTGATGAACCAAATCGTGGAGCAACCTTTACGATAGAAACACAAGGTGATTTAGTGGCAGTAGGAAATGGTCGGTTGAAGAAAAAGGAAAAGAATCGTTATACATGGGAGGTTACACAGCCGATTAATAATTATAATATTGTGCCTTACATTGGTTATTATGTCAATTTTAAAGATGAATATGCAGGTGAGGCTGGCCATCTTGATTTAGATTATTGGGTATTAGATTATAATATAGACAAAGCGAAAAAACAGTTTCAACAAGTAAAACCTATGATGCAAGCTTTTGAAAATTGGTTTGGACCGTATCCTTTTTATGAAGACTCCTATAAGCTGGTTGAGGCACCTCATTTAGGAATGGAGCATCAAAGTAATGTAGCTTATGGAAATCGTTATCAAAATGGTTATAAAGGAAGAGATTTATCTGGATCTGGATGGGGATTAAAGTGGGATTTTATTATTATTCACGAAACAGGGCATGAATGGTATGGAAATAATATTACGAATCAAGATATCGCAGATATGTGGATTCATGAGAGCTTTACCTCTTATTCTGAAACTTTGTATATAGAAAGTCTATACGGGAAAGAAGCAGCAAATGATTATGTGATTGGTACAAGAAAAGCTATTTTAAATGATATTCCGATTATAGGTGTTTATGGAGTAAACCAAGAAGGAAGTGGTGATATGTATTATAAAGGTGCGAATATGCTTCACACATTAAGACAATTAATGGAAGATGATGAGTTGTTTAAAAAGCTTTTACGAGGAATGAATAAGGAGTTTTATCATCAAACGGTGACTACGGAGCAAATAGAAGCTTATATAAGTAAGGTTACAGGAAAAGATCTAACATCATTTTTTAATCAATATTTACGTACAACACAAATTCCAATTTTAGAATATTCTATTGAAGGATCATATCTTTCTTACCGATGGAAAAATAATGTTGAAGGGTTTGATATGCCCGTTAAATTAGCTAATTCAGATGCATGGATTTTCCCTACTTCAGAATGGAAAAAAGAGAAGTTGAGAAAAAAAGATCTTAAAAAGTTTCAAATAGATCGTAATTTTTATATTCAAGTTAAAAGAATAGATTAA
- the pncC gene encoding nicotinamide-nucleotide amidase (Belongs to the CinA family.; KEGG: sht:KO02_04415 nicotinamide-nucleotide amidase), with protein sequence MQAHIITIGDELLIGQVVDTNSAFISKKLNSIGIQVNQISSIQDQREAIIQTLDYASETADIIIITGGLGPTKDDITKKTLAEYFDDQLVFHQESFDNLKRIFDSRNLTISEVNRAQADMPSKATPIINRFGTASAMYFKQNRKHVFSLPGVPYEMKYLIDEKILPLLKTTLNLPYIINQTIITQGIGESFLAEIIEDWELNLPPYIKLAYLPSASRVRLRLSGKHEDYTLLKKTFYNQVEQLKKLIPQYIVSTNEEEIEEVLGEKLKEKNLTLATAESCTGGKIAHKITSISGSSTYYKGTVVSYATEIKKELLKIPEEIIKKHTVVNEEVALLMAQNVRKLLNTDIGIATTGVAGPNKGDDQKDVGTVFIAVVTPQKSFVKKYNFGTFERTQFIERVSNLAIQLTYNII encoded by the coding sequence ATGCAAGCACACATCATCACAATTGGAGATGAACTTTTAATTGGACAAGTTGTTGATACAAACTCTGCTTTTATATCAAAAAAATTAAATAGTATTGGAATTCAAGTTAATCAAATATCCTCAATTCAAGATCAAAGAGAAGCCATTATACAAACCCTAGATTACGCAAGTGAAACTGCTGATATTATCATTATAACAGGTGGATTGGGTCCTACCAAAGATGATATTACAAAAAAAACCTTAGCAGAGTACTTTGATGATCAATTGGTTTTTCATCAAGAAAGTTTTGATAACTTGAAACGTATTTTTGATTCTCGAAATCTCACCATTTCAGAAGTTAACCGTGCACAGGCTGATATGCCTTCAAAAGCAACACCTATTATTAATAGATTCGGAACCGCTTCTGCTATGTATTTTAAACAGAATAGAAAGCATGTTTTTTCTCTTCCTGGGGTACCTTATGAAATGAAGTATTTGATTGATGAAAAAATCCTTCCTCTTTTAAAAACAACGTTGAATTTACCTTATATTATTAATCAAACTATTATTACACAAGGTATTGGTGAAAGTTTTTTAGCTGAAATTATAGAAGATTGGGAACTTAATCTTCCTCCCTATATCAAATTGGCTTATTTACCTTCTGCTTCCCGCGTTCGTTTACGATTGTCTGGAAAACACGAAGATTATACGCTTCTAAAAAAAACATTTTATAATCAAGTTGAACAATTAAAAAAGTTGATTCCTCAATATATTGTTTCAACTAATGAAGAAGAAATTGAAGAAGTTCTTGGGGAGAAACTGAAAGAAAAGAATTTAACTCTTGCCACAGCTGAAAGTTGTACTGGAGGTAAAATTGCTCATAAAATCACATCTATTTCAGGAAGTTCTACATACTACAAAGGAACTGTTGTATCATATGCTACAGAGATTAAAAAAGAGCTTTTAAAAATTCCTGAAGAAATTATAAAAAAGCATACCGTTGTAAATGAAGAAGTTGCTCTATTAATGGCCCAAAATGTACGAAAACTATTAAACACAGATATTGGAATTGCTACAACAGGTGTTGCTGGACCTAATAAGGGGGATGACCAAAAGGATGTTGGCACTGTTTTTATTGCCGTTGTAACTCCACAAAAAAGTTTTGTAAAAAAATACAATTTTGGAACTTTTGAACGGACTCAATTTATAGAACGTGTTTCTAATTTAGCGATACAATTAACTTATAATATAATTTAA
- a CDS encoding lactocepin (Protease which breaks down milk proteins during the growth of the bacteria on milk. Belongs to the peptidase S8 family; Contains 2 FIVAR domains; Contains 1 peptidase S8 domain.; KEGG: llc:LACR_C42 lactocepin) yields MKKTSFLMGTLLLSFGLYSQVQVKNESSLEELKRELTVKKNNREKQIETLKNQKFTFKTDATATRKASVVEKSLVEIDSTKDGSQIYFKGLNKFKAPEFYQTNNYGGAIATGVDLLRNGTSKTSYYGEGFTIGEWDGGAAYSKHQDFDNRVHIMDGSESASHATHVAGTIIGDGALSEEMHIENTMGMAPKASLKSYDWDDDELEMIDEALNGMTVSNHSYGYSAGVVNAGNGNYIFLGNEDEDEDYKYGFYGEYDAERDGIVYNLQHYLPVWAAGNDGNNPGLPEGTPHYVWNGTQYVVSTKGRKASCWNGYDCIAQGSNAKNILTVGAIYKADYNANANDYRITSFSSKGPADDGRVKPDIVAPGASIVSTNTGGGYMTKNGTSMATPVVTGGIALIQESAQKHLKKQLQASTIKALVINTAKEAGNKGPDYHFGWGVFDAFESVRMVENNGKSGLVEELTLNTNETKTIYLTASGTEPLKVTIAWTDVPGIPSDTPVLNDRRSMLINDLDIRIYDEKNNVYLPWKLDPNNPAQLATKGDNSVDNIEQIVIENPKKNKVYRVQISHKNDLMYGGQNFGLVASGLKSKKKNDLTIAKLESKKDKKSYDTPGIYLTLESEKKKVLNDVEIEYVLKNSSQEEVLKKKKKVDFDPSNPSPIFLKLTKKEFKLNTKDKYTVEVSITHQEDTEIRNNKSNIDYYYFVERIEDDRDLYYQNFFNYNVSLYQSGLLNSEQMNFGWEGNGGATAFSTTKRTKGLSFQMTNNEARVKTNPFYLINGEEYLMSVWARSYEEEGKIEKVTFHVKDAFTDELIKTVTLDDTQGSDFVNLSKSFLLDKEGYMYLEFTNPSGEIIKLDDFSLAFYDSKALIVDYSVSAPLNLRGALPSLTKVAWNQFSPVLYDQTYTKVAIDSTNRYSWKISGSDYVFEGDTNKNSAEPKIRLLDPDRFVNIDLTVNDRFTSSTEHDLKTTKAFFDFYYLDLVDHYDLSGSSIEGNTYQDVEGKNYTAFRNNFLGFRKGPTSGNPYQNSVIESDQYFFKSSFGLDNTNGVEDISRGRFVTHRFKESGDFTLSIHTKDSSSDGTYFDETIPIHHYKILDQFQPIANLTLKEKEEKYKLKWENPPFYHFEVMSFDTDYENYIKIAQYKGASKLGWRLHSSNPVLSFNGAHSMVSESIDEETLVHHDIDNWFYTSKKNRAMAKYFSFLASMADGYRGDRYEVYVLDASKVNQPENPTVNDFKTHGVLVKTEESTGMDKELDVANYTFLKTVDLEELDLMNKDVYIAFRHHTKASDNGSFLSIDLLKFHNVLEEELDLNYRYNRLYETAGKTDIGWKSLNMHVYPIQGYEIAEIDKEGNRTVIKTIDKKVKNSFAIKKNKVSETAEKLGVTLLYDTSSQVDGSFHEQAELDIPELHELTVDLEKSGSNGGGHGCGEVVLYPIPVKHHNMYLRIDNDYKGKVEYQIFDLFGFKKIEDDFKKKEQKVEEKIHVHRLLPGIYFMKIKIGEKMIHRKFLKL; encoded by the coding sequence ATGAAAAAAACAAGTTTCTTAATGGGAACCCTATTGTTATCCTTTGGATTGTATAGTCAGGTACAAGTTAAGAATGAATCTTCTTTAGAAGAATTAAAAAGAGAGTTGACGGTCAAGAAAAACAATCGTGAGAAACAGATTGAAACACTAAAAAATCAAAAGTTTACTTTTAAAACAGATGCTACTGCAACGCGTAAGGCGAGTGTAGTAGAAAAGAGTCTTGTAGAAATAGATTCTACAAAAGATGGGAGTCAAATTTACTTTAAAGGTTTAAATAAATTTAAGGCTCCTGAATTTTATCAAACAAACAACTATGGAGGAGCAATTGCTACAGGAGTAGATTTATTAAGAAACGGAACATCAAAAACATCATATTATGGAGAAGGATTTACTATAGGAGAATGGGACGGAGGAGCGGCCTATTCAAAACATCAAGATTTTGATAATCGTGTTCATATTATGGATGGGAGTGAATCAGCATCACATGCAACACATGTAGCAGGAACGATTATTGGAGATGGGGCTTTAAGTGAAGAAATGCATATTGAAAATACCATGGGAATGGCACCTAAAGCTTCATTAAAATCATACGATTGGGATGATGATGAATTAGAAATGATTGACGAAGCTTTAAATGGGATGACGGTTTCCAATCACTCATATGGTTATTCTGCGGGTGTTGTCAATGCTGGAAATGGAAATTATATCTTTTTAGGAAATGAGGATGAAGATGAAGACTATAAATATGGTTTCTATGGTGAGTATGATGCAGAGCGGGATGGAATCGTTTATAATTTACAACATTATTTACCTGTTTGGGCTGCTGGAAACGATGGAAATAACCCAGGTTTACCAGAAGGAACACCGCATTATGTTTGGAATGGGACACAATATGTAGTTTCAACTAAAGGAAGAAAAGCCTCTTGCTGGAATGGATACGACTGTATTGCACAAGGTTCGAACGCTAAAAATATTTTGACAGTAGGGGCTATTTATAAAGCAGATTACAATGCAAATGCTAATGATTATAGAATTACTTCTTTTAGTTCAAAAGGTCCTGCCGATGATGGTAGAGTTAAACCAGATATTGTAGCTCCAGGAGCATCAATTGTATCAACTAATACGGGAGGAGGTTATATGACAAAAAATGGAACATCTATGGCAACACCTGTGGTTACAGGAGGTATTGCGTTAATTCAGGAAAGTGCTCAGAAACATTTAAAAAAGCAATTACAAGCATCTACGATAAAAGCATTGGTTATCAATACAGCTAAGGAGGCAGGAAACAAAGGCCCTGATTATCATTTTGGATGGGGGGTTTTTGATGCATTTGAAAGTGTGAGAATGGTTGAAAATAATGGGAAAAGTGGTTTAGTTGAAGAATTAACTTTAAATACAAACGAAACCAAAACCATATATTTAACAGCTTCAGGAACAGAACCTTTAAAAGTAACCATTGCTTGGACTGATGTTCCTGGTATTCCTAGTGATACTCCAGTACTTAATGATCGTAGAAGCATGTTGATTAATGATTTAGATATTCGAATTTATGATGAAAAGAATAATGTATACTTACCTTGGAAATTAGATCCGAATAATCCAGCGCAGTTGGCCACAAAGGGTGATAATAGTGTTGATAATATTGAACAAATTGTAATTGAAAACCCTAAAAAGAATAAAGTTTATCGCGTACAAATTAGTCATAAAAATGATTTAATGTATGGAGGGCAAAACTTTGGTTTAGTAGCATCAGGACTTAAATCAAAGAAAAAAAATGATCTAACCATTGCAAAGTTAGAAAGTAAGAAAGATAAAAAATCATATGATACACCGGGTATTTACTTGACACTGGAAAGTGAAAAGAAAAAAGTATTGAATGATGTTGAGATTGAATATGTTTTAAAGAACTCTAGTCAGGAAGAAGTATTAAAAAAGAAGAAAAAAGTTGATTTTGACCCTTCCAATCCAAGTCCCATCTTTTTAAAATTAACGAAAAAAGAATTTAAACTCAATACCAAAGACAAATATACAGTAGAAGTATCCATAACACATCAAGAGGATACTGAAATTCGAAATAATAAATCGAATATAGATTATTATTACTTCGTAGAGCGAATTGAAGATGATCGAGATCTCTATTATCAAAACTTTTTCAATTACAATGTGAGCTTGTACCAATCAGGATTACTAAACTCTGAGCAAATGAATTTTGGTTGGGAAGGAAATGGTGGTGCTACTGCTTTTTCAACGACAAAAAGAACCAAAGGATTAAGTTTTCAGATGACGAATAATGAAGCACGAGTAAAAACCAATCCTTTTTATTTAATTAATGGAGAGGAATATTTAATGTCTGTGTGGGCAAGAAGTTATGAAGAAGAAGGGAAAATAGAAAAAGTAACATTTCATGTTAAAGATGCTTTCACAGATGAATTAATTAAAACGGTAACACTTGATGATACTCAAGGTTCAGATTTTGTAAATTTAAGTAAATCCTTTTTGTTAGATAAAGAAGGTTATATGTATTTAGAATTTACCAATCCAAGTGGAGAGATTATTAAACTAGATGATTTTTCATTAGCATTTTATGATTCGAAAGCTTTAATAGTAGACTATTCTGTGAGTGCACCTTTAAATTTAAGAGGAGCATTGCCTTCTTTAACCAAGGTGGCTTGGAATCAATTTAGTCCTGTGTTATATGATCAAACCTATACAAAAGTAGCGATTGATTCTACCAATCGTTATTCTTGGAAAATTTCAGGAAGTGATTATGTGTTTGAAGGAGATACTAATAAGAATTCAGCAGAACCTAAAATTCGTTTGTTAGACCCAGATCGTTTTGTGAATATTGATTTAACTGTAAACGATCGTTTTACATCATCAACAGAGCATGATTTAAAGACAACAAAAGCATTTTTTGATTTTTATTATCTTGATTTAGTCGATCATTATGACTTGTCAGGTAGTTCAATAGAAGGGAATACGTATCAAGATGTAGAAGGTAAAAATTATACAGCATTTAGAAATAATTTCTTAGGTTTTAGAAAAGGCCCAACTTCAGGTAATCCATACCAAAATAGTGTGATTGAAAGCGACCAATATTTTTTCAAAAGTTCTTTTGGGTTAGACAATACCAATGGAGTAGAAGATATTTCAAGAGGACGATTTGTAACGCATCGTTTTAAAGAATCAGGAGATTTTACATTAAGTATCCATACAAAAGATTCAAGTTCAGATGGTACATACTTTGATGAAACAATACCAATACATCATTACAAAATTTTAGATCAATTTCAACCAATTGCGAATCTTACTCTAAAAGAGAAAGAAGAGAAATATAAATTGAAGTGGGAAAATCCTCCATTTTATCATTTTGAAGTGATGAGCTTTGATACAGATTATGAAAATTATATTAAAATAGCACAATATAAAGGGGCTTCAAAATTAGGTTGGCGATTGCATAGTTCGAATCCCGTATTATCCTTTAATGGAGCTCATTCAATGGTTTCAGAATCGATTGACGAAGAGACTTTGGTGCATCATGATATTGATAATTGGTTTTATACTTCAAAGAAGAATAGAGCGATGGCCAAATATTTTTCATTCCTAGCTTCGATGGCTGATGGTTATAGAGGGGATCGTTATGAAGTATATGTTTTAGATGCTTCAAAAGTAAATCAACCTGAAAACCCAACGGTAAATGATTTTAAAACACATGGTGTATTGGTAAAAACTGAAGAATCTACAGGAATGGATAAAGAGCTGGATGTAGCCAATTATACCTTCTTAAAAACAGTTGATTTAGAAGAGCTTGATTTAATGAATAAAGATGTATATATCGCTTTTAGACATCATACAAAAGCATCTGATAATGGTTCTTTTTTATCAATCGATTTATTAAAATTTCATAATGTTTTAGAAGAAGAGCTTGATTTAAATTATCGTTATAATAGATTATATGAAACAGCTGGTAAAACGGATATTGGTTGGAAAAGTTTGAATATGCATGTTTATCCAATTCAAGGTTATGAAATAGCTGAAATTGATAAAGAAGGTAATCGAACAGTGATTAAAACAATTGATAAAAAAGTTAAGAATTCATTTGCAATTAAGAAAAATAAAGTAAGTGAAACAGCTGAAAAATTAGGGGTAACCTTATTGTATGATACCAGTTCACAAGTAGATGGTTCTTTTCATGAACAAGCTGAATTAGATATTCCAGAGTTGCATGAATTAACAGTAGATTTAGAGAAATCAGGATCTAATGGTGGAGGTCATGGTTGTGGAGAAGTGGTTTTATATCCAATTCCAGTTAAACACCATAACATGTATCTACGTATTGACAATGATTACAAAGGGAAAGTAGAATACCAAATATTTGATTTGTTCGGATTTAAAAAGATAGAAGATGACTTTAAAAAGAAAGAACAAAAAGTAGAAGAAAAAATACACGTTCATCGATTACTTCCAGGAATCTATTTCATGAAGATTAAAATAGGTGAAAAAATGATTCATAGAAAGTTTCTTAAATTGTAA